The following is a genomic window from Candidatus Binatia bacterium.
TACAAGCACTGGATGAACGGCGCGTTTTACCCACCCTCTTGTCCGCAGAGCGAATGGCTCGATTTTTATGCGCGTCGCTTCGGCACGGTCGAGATCAACAACAGCTTCTATCGCCTGCCGGCGCCGGAAACATTCGCCGCCTGGGCGAAAAAAACGCCGGCCGATTTTATCTTTGCCGTGAAGGTGAGCCGCTTCATCACGCACATCAAGCGGCTGAAGGATCCCAGAGAGAGCGTCCAGCTTTTTCTTAAAAATTCGTCCCGGCTGGGAAAAAAGCTGGGTCCGCTGCTCTTTCAGCTCCCGCCGCAAATGAAGATCGACTTGGATCGTCTGAAAGGATTGATCCGCACGCTCAGCCGCCGCAGGACGATCAAGATCGCCCTCGAATTCCGCCACGAGAGCTGGTTCACGGAGGAAGTCTACGACGCGGTGGACAAAGCCGGCTGGACCGTCTGTCTCGCCGACTGGCTCGACGCCGGACGCGAGATTCCCGTCGTCGGTCCCTTCGCTTACATCCGGCGCCACGGCCGGGCCGCGCGCTACGCTTCATGCTACGGCGACGCGCAGCTCAGAGAGGATGCCGGACTCGCCACGAAACTGACACGAGAGGGAAGGGATGTTTATATTTACTTCAACAACGACGCTGAGGCGTACGCGATTCGAAACTCCAGGACTCTGATCGAAATGATCGACTCTAAGTATCTCGCTTAAGCTCGAAAAACCTGGAAAATTACGGCCGTCTCTTTTGACAACCGCCATCCCGGATGTTATAGAAAAATCCGTTTAACGCGAGTTCTCATCGTCATGGCCTGGTTTGGTCGCAGCCCGCGCTCAGAAGGGGCGTCGTTCAAAGGTCGGCCCAGTCCGACGCCGGGATCTTTTGGATTGAGCGATGGAGTCCCGGCGGATTTGTCCGCGGATTTGGTCGCTTGCCTTTACAAAGGGAGTCGAGTTACCGGGCAGTTGACCTTCCACGGCGCGACCAGAATCGACGGCCACGTGGATGGAGAGATCTTGTGCCACGGCCGGTTGACGATCGGAGAAGGAGCGGAAATTCGGGCCAAAGTCTCCGGCGAGGTGGTCGTGATCT
Proteins encoded in this region:
- a CDS encoding DUF72 domain-containing protein; this encodes YKHWMNGAFYPPSCPQSEWLDFYARRFGTVEINNSFYRLPAPETFAAWAKKTPADFIFAVKVSRFITHIKRLKDPRESVQLFLKNSSRLGKKLGPLLFQLPPQMKIDLDRLKGLIRTLSRRRTIKIALEFRHESWFTEEVYDAVDKAGWTVCLADWLDAGREIPVVGPFAYIRRHGRAARYASCYGDAQLREDAGLATKLTREGRDVYIYFNNDAEAYAIRNSRTLIEMIDSKYLA